The Macellibacteroides fermentans genome contains the following window.
CGATTCATCATACACATATGATATTATCCAACTTCCTGGAAGCGGGCATGAGCACCGTAAACCGCAAGGCATCGCTGAAGGAGCGTTATGAAATTATGTGCCGCTACTACGGGAAGCTACCTGTCATCCTGCTTCACGGATGGTTTGCAGTACGCTTTTACTTTGCCAAATGGGTGAAGGGGCGGGTATAAACGAATTTATAATTAAAACAGAAAATATGCAGAGCTTAGCAAAGAAATGGGGCGGGCATTTGGCAGCCCTCCTTTTATTTACGGTAGTTACAATAGCCTACTTCTCTCCATCGGTATTGGATGGAAAGGTGATACATCAGGGCGATATGCTCAAGTTCTCAGGCATGTCTGAAGAGCTCAACAAGCATGCGGCCGAGGCCAAAGACGGTAACATAATCGCGTGGACCGGATCCATGTTCTCCGGTATGCCCTCGTATAACATTGCGGTGAAGGGAACAGCACCCGAATACCTTTTCTATCTGGAAAAAGCGATTAAGTCGGTCGACTTTAACGGGGCCAGCATGGTGCTCACCGGACTGATCTGCTTCTACATCCTGATGTGTGTAATGGGGATTCCGCTGTGGCTCGCCATCGCCGGAGCCATCGCTTTTGCCTTTGCTTCTTATAATCTGATTATCATCGAAGCCGGTCATATCACCAAAGCTTACGTAATTGCCTATATGCCACTCACGATAGCCGGTATGCTATTGTTGTTCCGGAGTAAATTTCTTTGGGGAGCGGTGCTGTTTACCTTGGGTGTAGCCCTTTCGGTATTGAACGGTCACTTACAGATCACCTATTACCTGGCGCTGCTTTGTCTGTTTATCTACATCGGCTTCGCCTGGGATCAGATCCGCCAAAAGGCAATGGTTCCGCTGGTGAAGATTTCGGGTGTTATGCTTGTGTGTGTTATCCTGGCTGTGTTACCTAACTTAGGGAATCTGTATGCCAACTGGGAGATGAGTAAAACCTCCATGCGCGGTCCTACGGAACTTACGCAGGCAACTACAGGAAGTGCCGCCAAAGTGTCCGACGGTCTGGACAAAGAATATGCCTTTGCCTGGAGTTACGGCAAGGGAGAGCTGCTCACCTTATTAGTACCCAATGCCTACGGAGGAGCTTCGGGAGGTACATTGGACAATAATTCAAACCTATACAAGGAGCTTCGGAGTAAAGGAGCCCAGTTAGGTAACGATGTGCAGAGTTACACCTATTGGGGCGATAAGATATTTACCTCTGGTCCGGTTTACTTCGGCGCTATCGTCTGTTTCTTGTTCGTACTGGGACTGTTCGTGGTTCCCGGAAAGCTGAAATGGTGGATGCTGGGAGGTTCTGTTTTTCTTACCTTGCTGGCATTGGGAAAGAACTTTGACGGCTTCAACGATTTTATGTTTCATAACCTGCCCATGTACAACAAGTTCCGTACGGTGGAGATGGCTTTGGTGATTCCGGGACTTGTATTCCCGCTCATTGCCTTCTGGGGATTGAAGGAGATCCTTTCCGGAAAGGTGGACGTGAACCTGCTGAAGCGGGGAACCCTTACGGCTTTAGGGCTTACAGGCGGTATTTGTCTGATTCTTTGGTTGATGCCGTCCCTGTTCCTCGATTTCCGCTCGCCCATGGATACCCAGTATCAGATGCCGGACTGGTATTACAATGCCTTGCTGATGGACCGTAAATCTCTGGCACAGGCAGATGCTTTACGCTCGTTGATTTTTATTCTGCTGGGCGTATCTCTTTTGTTCTGGTATTTTAAAGCGAAGAACAAAGAGAAAACAGCTGTATATGTTGGTGTGGGAATAGCTATCCTTATGTTGGCCGACCTATGGAGTGTGGACAAGCGCTACCTTAATGGCGACGACTTTGTACGTGAGCAACCTGCCGAGACCTATAAGGCAACGGTGGCCGATAAAGAAATACTGAAGGATACAGATCCCTCTTTCCGGGTGTTGAACCTGAATAATCCATTCCAGGAAACTACAACTTCATTTTATCATAAATCCATTGGAGGTTACCATGCTGCCAAGTTGCGCAGGTATCAGGAGTTGATTGACCATCGTCTGACGGGTGAGATACAGTCGATCATGAAAACTTTCCAACAGGCAAAGACTGCCGATGATGTGATCAAAGGACTGATGGTTTGTCCTACGTTGAATATGCTGAATATGCGCTATATCATTTACAATCCGGAACAGGCTCCTATACGCAATCCTTTCGCCTATGGAAACGCATGGTTTGCCCAAAAGGTGGAGATGGTGGACAATGCCGATGCCGAGATGGCTGCAATGAATCAGTTCAATCCGTTGATGGTGGCGGTTGTCGACAAACGTTTTGCTGCCGATCTGGAAGGTTTCACTCCTCAACCGGATTCTACGGCAACGATTGCACTTACCGATTACAAGCCGAATGTGGTTACATACCAGTCAAATACAAAAACCGAACAGCTTGCCATCTTCTCCGAGATTTATTATCAACCCGGATGGAAAGCTTTTGTGGATGGGAAGGAAACGCCTCATTTCCGTGCCGACTGGACATTACGCGCCCTTCGCGTACCTGCCGGCGAACATCAGATTGTATTCCGCTTCGAACCTGACAACTACATTATGGCAACCCAGGTTGCATCGGTAAGCTCGCTGATTATCCTGTTGCTGCTGGCCGGAGCCATAGCCTGGTCGGTATGGAATACCCTTAAGAAGGATAAAGAGCTGCAGAAATAGATTACTCAAGTTTTTAAAAAACAGAAGAGGGTGTGTCATTACTTAGTTTTGACACACCCTCTTTCATTTATTTGCAGTACCATTTTATCTTATTTATCCATGTCTTTGGTAATTTCCTGGATATCCTGCAGGGTAAAATTCCCAAGCAGCTGTATCACCGTAAACCCATCTTCGGTATCTGCCAGCATCAGCATGTCTTTTACCAGATCTCCTTTCATTACGGCATAGAAGGTTGCCTTGGTTTTACCGTCGCGAACGCGCATTAGCTCTTCGTGTTGTTTGGTTACCAACTGAGAAAACTCGTTGCGCATCTTCACTGTCAGATCCTTGCGTTCGGTGGTAAGTACCTGCAATGATTCCACTTTCCCTTTCATGTTCATCAGATTTAATCCTGCTGTCTGCATGGTGGGCATCATTTTAAACATGGCCTTCGAGATATAGACCGAAGTAACATTGTCCATGTCGGCGTATTTTTCGAACAGTTTACTGGTTGTCTGCGCCAGACCAGCCTGACTGAATACGATGCACAGAAGTGCGAGTATGATATATTTTGCTTTCATTGTATCTCTTCTTTATTATTCAATTGTTTGTTTACGATTTTATTTACCTTGTGAATTTCCTGCTGAGCGTCAGACACCTCGTCCAATCCTTTGTTCAGCTGAGTGGACATAAAGGCGAGCGCTTTATTTGCAGCGATGGCAGCCTCCATCGGATCAGAGAATGTATCGGCAGTGGTAGGTTTCTGCTGAACATATTCCGTCTGGAAAAAGAGAGCGGTGCCAATCACCAGAGCCGCCGCAACGCCTCCGCACCAGTATATGAAACGCCTTCTTACCAAAGAAATCTTCTTGGTCTGTTCTCCGGCAGCCAGGTTGTCGATATACTGTTCCAATCTTTCCGACAGGCCTTCGGGCAGCCTTCCATCCTCTTGCAGTGCCTTGTCGATTAGTTCGTCTATCTGTTTATCGTTCATATACGTTTAGTTTTATGTATTGCTCTTTAATAATTTTACGTGCCCGCGAAAGCAGTGTGCGCACATTGACAGCACTGAATCCGGTAATCTCTTCTATCTCCTCCATGGAACAGTCGCCAAAACCTCTTAGTTTCAAAACCCTCTTCTGGTTTTCCGGCAGCTGCTCAATCAGCTGTGCTACCCTTTCAACCTCGTCTGCATTTTCGAGTACGGTATCGGGCGTGTTGTAGCTGGCAATTGTAATGGTATCCAGACTATCTTCGTAGCGTCCCGATTTAGAAGACCGGAGAAAATCCATGCAAAGGTTTTTAATAAGGGTGACCGAAAAGGCCTCCGGATTGATAATGTTTGTAAGTTCCTCCCGTTTGTTCCATAGTTTGCAATAAGCCTCCTGAAGAATGTCTTCGGCATCGTCTTTATTACCCGTAAGGGCATAGGCAACGCGGAAAAGCTTCGGATGCAACGGAAGGAACGTCTGTTTGAATTGATCAGGACTCACCTTTACCGTGTTTGTTAACCATCCGTTCGATGTCTGATGGTTTGATTTTACCTTTTATACGTACCAATGCTGCGTCGCTGCCTGTGGTTACGATCACCATCTCGCGGATCATCTCATTTTCGATGCGGACCAGCACTTTGGTGCGTTCTCCGTTTTCGTTGGCGTTGACCATTGTCTCAAACTTATTGTCTTTAAGCTGGCTCACCGCCTTGCTTAGTTTTTCCTTTACATCATTGGTGCAGTCTTCCAACGAATACACCTCTATCCCGTCTACCCCCATCGTGTCCGAAAACAGACTCGCAAATTTCATGGTGATCTGTCCCATGCTGATGGTAGTTACATTGTTCATTTTCGAAAACTCCTTGAACAGGTCGTTTACATTTTTCTGACTATATCCTGCCTGGCATATGATTACGAGTGCCAGTATGGCCATGATTTTTTTCATATCTTTTTAAAATTTAAATTGTTGAATCTGTTTTCATCCCTCTTCCATGTGCACCTTTGGCGAGGCATTCAAAAAGTAGACGGCACAGCCTTGCAGGTTGTTACAAAAAAACGGAATAAATTTATAAAATAATTCGTGTCGGCCTATCTCATTATTCTACTGAAATTTATTCATCGAAAACGATTTGTGCGAAAAACATCTGTCATTTGTCATTTTTCAGCTCGGATCCCTTTATTGAAGAGGGTTGTGAGGATGATAGATGTCTTGTGACGGATGCAGATCATCTGTCATCTGTCATCCCGTACGGCTCCACTTCGGTTCCAGTCAAATCAAACCGCAGGCTTTACATAGTCCATTTTAATGAGTCTGTTTTATACACAAGCATCCGGGTACGAAGGAGATTTTCATCGTATTCTTTCTGTTCAGAGAGGATGCATAACCAATGGTTAGTCTTAACACAACGATGAACTAATCCAATCACTACCATGAACTATTTTTTTCATAACGAGCCATTATTCGTTTGACATATGTTAAACGCAAGTTACCCAATTGTTGAACGCAAGTTACTCATATGTTGAATGCAAGTCATCCAATTGTCAAACGAATAGTATGCTACTGCGTTACGAATAGTTGTCCGTATACTAAAGATTAAAACCCTTAAGGGAATATAGTACGTTATTGCCTAAATGAAATTACAACGTAGTGGACTTTCTTTTAATGGATAGTTAATACTTGATTTAATATTTTTCGGTTTAATTCTGTAGATTTGTACTTTAAATTAAATATAGACCTATTATGAGTGTGTTTAAATCTTATTTCTTGTCAGGACTTTTGTGTATGGGCTTACTGCAAGCCAATGATGTGGTTTCGCAATCTTCAACCTCGAAGGATAATGTATCGTGGAGCAATTATCCGGTTGGTAACATTATTTTTAAATCCTTGTCGCCCGAAACAGAAGGGGCTCGTATTTATCATGAATTGGTGTCGAATCCGGAAGATTATATTGCTTTGCAAGCACGGAAGGTATTAGAAACGCTTTATTTTTCTCCTTCTGATAGCATTCCGGGTATAAAAACGATTCATTATACCTTGAAAGAGTACGATGGGATTTCGGCAAAGGGGGGTAATCCTCCAACTATTTATATAGATTACAGTACAAAATGGGTGGAAAAAACCTTTGGAAAAGAATTGAATAAAGAAAAAGTAGATTATGAAACCCGCGGTGTTTTATATCATGAGCTAACGCATGGTTTTCAGTTAGAACCTCAGGGAATAGGCTCTTATGGAACAAATAAGACTTTCTTTGCAATGATTGAAGGTGTGGCAGATGCTGTCCGTCTGCTTAACGGTTGCTTTACAGAAAAAGACAGACCCAAAGGTGGCAGCTATATGGATGGTTACCGGACCACTGGATTCTTTCTTGCTTGGCTGACAAAGACAAAGGATCCGGATTTTCTTAAAAAGTTCAATCAAAGCACATTAAAGGTTATTCCCTGGTCGTTCGATGGAGCGATCAAGTACGCCTTAGGGAATCAATTCCAGGTAGATGGTCTTTGGAATCAGTATCTTACAGAAATGGGAGATATAGCTGTAGCAAATAATCAGGATCCCCGTTAAGTAAGCAGAAGAAAGAGGCATTGTTACGGAAAATTATAATGTTTGAACGTAGTTTATAACTTTTCCTGCAAAAGTTTCCCACGATAGTGCCTTTTTCTCTGTCTCTATATTCTTGAGGCAGGTTGCCAGCTGGTCGTTTTTAAAAAGGGTCAGGATAGCTTCTTCAATGGCTTGGGCTGTTATGGCAGAGGTTACTATACCGGTTTTCGGGATATCAATGCTTGCCGGGAAATCGCCCACCGGAGTACTTATCATCGGGGTGTCGAAATGGTACGCAATAGATACGACTCCGCTTTGTGTGGCCGAACGATAGGGCAGTATCAAAGCATCTGCTGCCGAGAAGTAGTCGCTGATCTCATTGTCATTTATATACCGGTTGAATACCCTGATTCGCTCTTTCGCACCGGAAGCATCGATCTGATGCTGGTATTTATCGAAGCTGCCGTAGCATTCGCCGGCAATTACAAGCTGATAGGTGTTATCCAGATGCGACATGGCTTCGATCAGCAAATCAAGTCCTTTATAATGGCGGATCAGTCCGAAAAAGAGTAATGTTTTTTTATCCGGATCAAGCCCCAGCGTGGTGCAGGCTTCCGACCGGTCTTTTCGTTCGCCGAATTGGTTGTACAGGGGATGCGGACTCACCATACAGGGGGCCGCGGGACGGATAGCGTGTAAATCGTTTTTTACATTTTCGCTGAGGGTGATAAATCCATGACACTGATTGAAAAACAGCTTAGCCAACGGCTTATCCATGGGCCGGGCTTCGTGAGGATAGGCATTGTGAAGCAACGCCACCACTTTACAGCTTTTTTTCATCCGGTTGGCTATGTGGGCATAACCGGGTACAAAGAAGCTCATCCAATAGGAGATGATAATCAGATCCGGCGCAAACTCTCTCAACGCTTTTTCCGTAGCAAAATAGCTGAAAGGATTGATGCTGTCTAATGTCCGAACACTTTCAACCACTTCTGCCTGATCGTCTTTATCTACATATTGTGTCTTTCCGGGGAATAATATGCCGGGATATAGTCGCTTGAAGTTAAATGCTTTAACCTGGTGTTCTTTGCCAAGCTCGTCATAAAGCATGGCGCTGAACTGGGCGATTCCGCCCCGGTAAGGATAAAATGGAGAGAGGATGGCAATCTTCATAATTGGATACATAGTGAAAGAAAAGAGGGTGAACCGTGTTGCCGGTTCACCCTTCATTATATTAATATCTGTAGTGTTCCGGTTTATAAGGTCCGTCTACGGGTACACCGATGTAATCGGCCTGCTTTTCACTTAAAACAGACAGTTTCACACCGATACGTTCCAGATGCAGGCGGGCTACCTCTTCGTCGAGTCGTTTAGGCAGGCGATAAACACCTATTTCGTAAGCCATCTGCCACAGATCTATTTGTGCCAGAACCTGGTTTGTAAATGAATTGCTCATTACAAAAGAGGGGTGTCCGGTTGCACAACCCAGGTTTACCAAACGTCCTTCGGCCAACAGGAAGATGGAGTTCCCGGTTGGAAAGGTGTACTTGTCTACCTGTGGTTTGATGTTTGTATGTTTGATATTTGGATAATTAACCAGCTTGTCTACCTGAATCTCGTTGTCGAAATGGCCGATGTTACATACAATAGCCTGATCTTTCATCTGAGCCATATGCTCGATGGTGATGATATCGCAGTTTCCGGTAGTGGTAACAAATATGTTACCCTCTTTAACCGCCTCTTCCATGGTGGTTACTTCAAATCCTTCCATGGCAGCCTGCAATGCACAGATCGGGTCTATTTCGGTCACGATCACACGTGCACCGTACGAACGCATGGAACGGGCACATCCTTTACCTACATCACCATAACCCAGAACAACTACTACCTTACCGGCAATCATTACATCGGTGGCACGTTTGATACCATCGGCCAGCGATTCGCGGCAACCGTACAGATTATCGAATTTGGATTTGGTTACCGAGTCGTTTACATTGATGGCAGGAACCAGCAATTCCCCTTTTTCCATCATCTGGTAAAGACGATGTACACCGGTGGTTGTCTCTTCTGAAACCCCTTTCATCTCTTCAACCGCACGATGCCAGCGCTGGTTATCTTCGGCCAGAATAGTATTGAGTGTATCCAGAATAACCTGCTCTTCATGATTGCCGCCTTTACGGTTGATGGTTTCGGCGTCTATTTCGGCACGGTATCCCATATGTACCAACAGGGAAGCATCACCTCCGTCGTCTACAATCATATGCGGACCTTTTCCTTCGGGGAAACGGAGTGCCATGTCTGTACACCACCAGTATTCTTCGAGGGATTCTCCTTTCCACGCAAATACAGGTACGCCTGTGGCGGCAATGGCGGCGGCGGCATGATCCTGCGTAGAGAAAATATTACAGCTTGCCCAGCGAACATCGGCTCCCAGAGCAACCAATGTCTCGATCAGAACGGCCGTCTGAATAGTCATGTGCAATGAGCCGGTAATTCGGGCGCCTTTTAGCGGCTGTTTATCGGCATACTTGGCACGAAGCGCCATTAAACCCGGCATTTCGTGTTCGGCGATTTCAATCTCCTTGCGACCAAACTCGGCCAAACTCATATCCGCTACTTTATAAGGCAGCGTGGTTGGAAATAGTTGTGACATATTGAATAAAATAGATTGTTCAGTTTGCAAAGGTAAATAAAAAGCATGAAGTTAGTTGTTAAGGAAAAGAAAAAGAGAGCTTTCCATAGGGGAAGGCTCTCTTCTATATGCTCATTGAGGGGTTATTCCCTGTTCTTTGAGTAGTTGTAACCCGATATCTTTGAGTTTATATTTTTGGATCTTGCCACTTCCCGTCAATGGAAAGCCGTCAATGAAGAATACATATTTTGGTATTTTATGGCGGGCTATTTTACCCCGGCAGAAATCTTTGACAATTTCTTCGGTAAGAGTCACGCCCTCTTTTTGAATGATAAAGGCTCCTACCTCTTCTCCATATTTCTGCGAGGCGATGGCGGCAACCTGTACATCTTTTACACCTTCCAGGTGGTATAGGAACTCTTCTATTTCGCGGGGGTAAATATTTTCACCTCCCCGAATGATCATATCTTTTATCCGGCCGGTTATTACATAGTTTCCTTGTTCATTTTTGATACCCAGATCGCCGCTGTGTAACCAGCCATCCTTATCGATAACTTCGGCGGTAGCTTCCGGATTTTTATAGTAGCCTTTCATAACAAGGTATCCGCGGCAGCATATTTCCCCCTGAACACCCTGAGGACATTCTTCTCCGGTTTCCGGATTTACAATCTTCACTTCCGTGTGAGGGTATTCTTTTCCAACTGTAGTACATCTTTCTTCGAAGGAATCATCCAGGGTTGTATGAGTCATTCCCGGTGAACTTTCGGTAAGTCCATATACACTAGTTATATGTGTAATATGCATCTTATCTGTTACTGCACGCATCAGCTCAATGGGGCATAAGGCTCCTGCCATGATCCCTGTTCGTAGCGAGGTGAGGTCGAACATGGAAAACATGGGATGGTTCAATTCGGCAATAAACATGGTGGGAACGCCATAGAGAGCGGTGCACCGTTCTTTGTGAACAGAAGCCAGAACCACCAGCGGGTCAAACTTTTCCACCATCACCTGGGTGGACCCGTGCGTAAGGCAATTCATGGTTGCCAGTACTACGCCAAAACAGTGGAACAGGGGTACACAGCAACATAGCTTATCGTTTTGTGTAAAACCCATGCCTTCTCCTGTAAAGAGTCCGTTGTTTGTTATATTGTGATGTGTGAGCATTACACCTTTTGGGAATCCGGTGGTTCCAGAGGTATATTGCATATTGGCTACGTCATGACATGTAATGGTGGATTTTACATCGTCCAGCACTTCGTCGCTGATGTTGTCTCCCAACAGTAATAATTCGGGTGTATTGTACATCCCTCTGAATTTTTCCTGGCCGATAAAAACCACATTCTTCATTTTGGGAAAACGGCTGCAGCTAAGATAACCTCGTTGAGAATTTCTAAGTTCGGGAATCATTTCGTAGACCATGTCTACATAGTTTCCGTCAAATACCCCTTCGGTAATACATAAGGTGTGTAAATCCGAATTTTCAACAAGAAATTCCAGTTCGTGCTGCTTGTAATTGGTATTTACAGTTACCAATACCGCTCCGATTTTAGCTCCGGCATACAGAAAGGTAAGCCAGTCGGGAACATTGGTTGCCCAGATTCCTACATGGGTTCCTTTTGTTACACCGATAGCCAGCAATCCTTTGGCCATTTTGTCTACCCGTTCGTTAAACTCCTTCCAGGTGAAACGCAGGTCGCGGTCCGAATAAACAAGGTATTCTTTATCGGGTGTTGTCTCGGCCCAATGCTCAAGCCATTGTCCGATTGTTTTGTCTTGTAATTCCATAAAGAGATGATAATTAGTATGGCGTATATACTACAGCCAGTATTTTAGCTGTACTGCCGGCTCCGGCATGTACATGATGGGCTACAATCGAATCGTAATAAATGCTGTCTCCCTCTTCAAGGATGTAGGTGTTTTTGCCGTAATTGATCTCTACGATACCTTCAAGAACATAGATAAATTCTTCGCCTTCGTGTGTGGAAAGGATAAAATCTACGCCCGATGACGAGGCAATATCGATCAGGAACGGCTCCATGTGTCGTCCCGACTTTGCTTTCGACAAGGAATGGTATTCCATGTGCTTGCGTGCTTTGGTGGCATTGTTTGAGAAGCTTATACTTTCTGTAGCGGTATTGTTGTCTTGTTTCCGACAAATAACCGGACCCAGCTCTGTCTGATCGTCGAGGAATGTGCCCAGACGAACTCCCAGCACGCGGGCAATCTTGATTAACGGAGCCAGGGAAGGAAAATCAAGACTTCCTTCTATACGCTCTACCTGATCTACACTTAATCCGGAGCGTTCGGCAACTTCCTGAACGGTGAGGTTTTTGGATTCGCGGATGCGTTGTATTTTTGCTCCTATAATCTTGTTATTTCCCATGATAATTAAGTTGTATGTATTTTATTAATTTTTCGGCTGATTATAATTTGTTACAAAACACGGCAAAAATACATTAAATATTCAAAGATTAGGCTATTTTGTGTGGTTTTTAATCTGTTTTTTGATTAAAAGGGAGTTGTTATAACAAAAGAAAAGGGCCCCCTTCAATGAAGAGAGCCCTTTAACTTCCTGAGAAGTTGTTTCTTACTTTCTGATACCAAGTTCTTTGATGATTGCACGATATCTTTCGATGTCTTTAGCAATTAGGTAATCCAGTAAACGACGACGTTTACCTACCAACATTTTAAGAGCTCTTGAAGTACTATAATCTTTGTGATTCTTTTTCAAGTGTTCTGTTAAATGAGAAATGCGGAAAGTGAAAAGAGCGATCTGGCTTTCTGCAGAACCTGTGTCTGCGCTAGACTTTCCGTACTTTTCGAAAAGTTCTGCCTTTTTAGCTGAATCTAAATACATGAATTCTACTTTTAAAAAATTAATACTATTGTTTCAAAGCGTGCGCAAAGGTAGCCATTAGTTTTTTGATAGACAACACTTTTACTTTTCTTTTTTCCATATGAAAGGAATTTGTCGTAAATTTGCAGCCAATAAATTAGTCTCAATGCAAAAGATTAGAAACATCGCGATTATCGCGCACGTGGATCACGGTAAAACAACGCTCGTTGACAAAATGTTATTAGCAGGTAAGCTTTTCCGTGAAGGACAGGCAGAACCCGACCAGTTTTTGGATAGTAATGACCTTGAGCGCGAAAGAGGTATTACGATTCTTTCCAAGAACGTATCCATTACTTACAATGATTATAAAATCAACATTATTGATACTCCGGGGCACGCCGACTTTGGTGGCGAGGTTGAAAGAGTATTGAATATGGCCGACGGTGTTTTATTGTTAGTAGATGCGTTTGAAGGCCCAATGCCTCAAACCCGTTTTGTACTGCAGAAGGCCATCCAGCTCGGATTAAAACCAATTGTAGTTGTTAATAAAGTAGATAAACCAAACTGCAGACCGTCTGAAGTTCAGGAAATGGTGTTCGATCTGATGTTTAGTCTGGACGCCACCGAAGAACAGTTGGACTTCCCGACAATTTATGGCTCTGCTAAAAATGGTTGGATGTCTACCGACTGGAATGAACCTAAAGAAGATATTTCCGCATTGCTTGATGCAATCATAGAATATATCCCCGAACCTGTAACATTGGAAGGTACTCCGCAGATGCTTATCACTTCGCTCGACTTCTCCAAATATGTGGGTCGTATTGCCATCGGTCGCGTACACCGTGGTGAATTGAGAGAGGGGCAGGATGTGATGCTTTGCAAGCGTGACGGTTCTATGGTAAAATCACGCATCAAGGAGGTGAATGTATTTGAAGGTCTGGGTCGTAGTAAAGTGAACTCGGTTAAATCGGGTGATATCTGTGCCCTTATCGGCATCGAAGGTTTTGAAATTGGAGAAACTATTGCCGATTTTCTGGAGCCCGAGGCTTTACCTACCATTGCGATCGACGAACCTACCATGTCTATGTTGTTTACAATCAACAATT
Protein-coding sequences here:
- a CDS encoding RNA polymerase sigma factor; translated protein: MSPDQFKQTFLPLHPKLFRVAYALTGNKDDAEDILQEAYCKLWNKREELTNIINPEAFSVTLIKNLCMDFLRSSKSGRYEDSLDTITIASYNTPDTVLENADEVERVAQLIEQLPENQKRVLKLRGFGDCSMEEIEEITGFSAVNVRTLLSRARKIIKEQYIKLNVYER
- a CDS encoding DUF4252 domain-containing protein translates to MKKIMAILALVIICQAGYSQKNVNDLFKEFSKMNNVTTISMGQITMKFASLFSDTMGVDGIEVYSLEDCTNDVKEKLSKAVSQLKDNKFETMVNANENGERTKVLVRIENEMIREMVIVTTGSDAALVRIKGKIKPSDIERMVNKHGKGES
- a CDS encoding basic secretory protein-like protein produces the protein MSVFKSYFLSGLLCMGLLQANDVVSQSSTSKDNVSWSNYPVGNIIFKSLSPETEGARIYHELVSNPEDYIALQARKVLETLYFSPSDSIPGIKTIHYTLKEYDGISAKGGNPPTIYIDYSTKWVEKTFGKELNKEKVDYETRGVLYHELTHGFQLEPQGIGSYGTNKTFFAMIEGVADAVRLLNGCFTEKDRPKGGSYMDGYRTTGFFLAWLTKTKDPDFLKKFNQSTLKVIPWSFDGAIKYALGNQFQVDGLWNQYLTEMGDIAVANNQDPR
- a CDS encoding glycosyltransferase; protein product: MKGEPATRFTLFSFTMYPIMKIAILSPFYPYRGGIAQFSAMLYDELGKEHQVKAFNFKRLYPGILFPGKTQYVDKDDQAEVVESVRTLDSINPFSYFATEKALREFAPDLIIISYWMSFFVPGYAHIANRMKKSCKVVALLHNAYPHEARPMDKPLAKLFFNQCHGFITLSENVKNDLHAIRPAAPCMVSPHPLYNQFGERKDRSEACTTLGLDPDKKTLLFFGLIRHYKGLDLLIEAMSHLDNTYQLVIAGECYGSFDKYQHQIDASGAKERIRVFNRYINDNEISDYFSAADALILPYRSATQSGVVSIAYHFDTPMISTPVGDFPASIDIPKTGIVTSAITAQAIEEAILTLFKNDQLATCLKNIETEKKALSWETFAGKVINYVQTL
- a CDS encoding DUF4252 domain-containing protein, producing the protein MKAKYIILALLCIVFSQAGLAQTTSKLFEKYADMDNVTSVYISKAMFKMMPTMQTAGLNLMNMKGKVESLQVLTTERKDLTVKMRNEFSQLVTKQHEELMRVRDGKTKATFYAVMKGDLVKDMLMLADTEDGFTVIQLLGNFTLQDIQEITKDMDK
- the ahcY gene encoding adenosylhomocysteinase — its product is MSQLFPTTLPYKVADMSLAEFGRKEIEIAEHEMPGLMALRAKYADKQPLKGARITGSLHMTIQTAVLIETLVALGADVRWASCNIFSTQDHAAAAIAATGVPVFAWKGESLEEYWWCTDMALRFPEGKGPHMIVDDGGDASLLVHMGYRAEIDAETINRKGGNHEEQVILDTLNTILAEDNQRWHRAVEEMKGVSEETTTGVHRLYQMMEKGELLVPAINVNDSVTKSKFDNLYGCRESLADGIKRATDVMIAGKVVVVLGYGDVGKGCARSMRSYGARVIVTEIDPICALQAAMEGFEVTTMEEAVKEGNIFVTTTGNCDIITIEHMAQMKDQAIVCNIGHFDNEIQVDKLVNYPNIKHTNIKPQVDKYTFPTGNSIFLLAEGRLVNLGCATGHPSFVMSNSFTNQVLAQIDLWQMAYEIGVYRLPKRLDEEVARLHLERIGVKLSVLSEKQADYIGVPVDGPYKPEHYRY
- a CDS encoding YfhO family protein, coding for MQSLAKKWGGHLAALLLFTVVTIAYFSPSVLDGKVIHQGDMLKFSGMSEELNKHAAEAKDGNIIAWTGSMFSGMPSYNIAVKGTAPEYLFYLEKAIKSVDFNGASMVLTGLICFYILMCVMGIPLWLAIAGAIAFAFASYNLIIIEAGHITKAYVIAYMPLTIAGMLLLFRSKFLWGAVLFTLGVALSVLNGHLQITYYLALLCLFIYIGFAWDQIRQKAMVPLVKISGVMLVCVILAVLPNLGNLYANWEMSKTSMRGPTELTQATTGSAAKVSDGLDKEYAFAWSYGKGELLTLLVPNAYGGASGGTLDNNSNLYKELRSKGAQLGNDVQSYTYWGDKIFTSGPVYFGAIVCFLFVLGLFVVPGKLKWWMLGGSVFLTLLALGKNFDGFNDFMFHNLPMYNKFRTVEMALVIPGLVFPLIAFWGLKEILSGKVDVNLLKRGTLTALGLTGGICLILWLMPSLFLDFRSPMDTQYQMPDWYYNALLMDRKSLAQADALRSLIFILLGVSLLFWYFKAKNKEKTAVYVGVGIAILMLADLWSVDKRYLNGDDFVREQPAETYKATVADKEILKDTDPSFRVLNLNNPFQETTTSFYHKSIGGYHAAKLRRYQELIDHRLTGEIQSIMKTFQQAKTADDVIKGLMVCPTLNMLNMRYIIYNPEQAPIRNPFAYGNAWFAQKVEMVDNADAEMAAMNQFNPLMVAVVDKRFAADLEGFTPQPDSTATIALTDYKPNVVTYQSNTKTEQLAIFSEIYYQPGWKAFVDGKETPHFRADWTLRALRVPAGEHQIVFRFEPDNYIMATQVASVSSLIILLLLAGAIAWSVWNTLKKDKELQK